In uncultured Methanobacterium sp., a genomic segment contains:
- a CDS encoding ABC transporter permease, which yields MKFISIAKKDFKELIRDRRGLMMILLFPIFFMLVFGFAFGGISENNQPHNLAVVNYDTGATMPGTGEQVNFGNNLTQILQDSNYQDSDVHLFNVTQTTEEDAQKKLKHRDVDAELIIPPNFSQSLVAYITSSVQEKMAPGTVTSPQSNETSTVIIRGDTGYIGFGVSQGILTGVMEQYQDKMTSQVQKSIQGTSGVEANSYIQSKVEGIPGTDAFTNFDFLAPGMMVFAILLLTNTVAAGLTREVDKGTLTRLKLSKMTSFDLLFGGMIPWSLIAAAQVIILLAVAIMIGFHWQGGINSIILAVIVGIIGGIASIALGMIIAAFARNDRQAASLGTLISVPLTFVVGAFFPLPPMQIASLGGQAFQLNDILPWTHVLSALRSTLTYGEGWGDISYQVMWAVGLTIVLFAIGLVLFSKNRLKAEN from the coding sequence ATGAAATTTATAAGTATAGCAAAAAAAGATTTTAAAGAATTAATCCGGGACCGTAGAGGTCTGATGATGATCCTACTATTCCCTATATTCTTCATGTTGGTATTTGGATTTGCATTTGGCGGTATAAGTGAGAATAATCAACCACATAACTTGGCAGTGGTAAATTATGATACTGGGGCTACCATGCCTGGAACCGGTGAACAGGTGAACTTTGGAAATAATCTTACCCAGATTCTGCAAGACTCTAATTATCAGGACAGTGATGTTCATTTGTTTAATGTCACTCAAACCACCGAGGAAGATGCGCAAAAGAAACTTAAACACCGGGATGTTGATGCTGAGTTAATAATACCTCCCAACTTTTCACAGTCTTTGGTGGCATATATCACCAGCAGTGTGCAGGAAAAGATGGCTCCAGGCACTGTAACTTCACCACAGTCTAATGAAACTTCAACCGTTATAATACGTGGTGATACGGGTTATATTGGATTTGGAGTGTCACAGGGAATATTAACTGGGGTTATGGAGCAGTACCAGGATAAAATGACTTCTCAGGTGCAAAAGTCAATCCAGGGAACATCTGGAGTGGAAGCTAATAGTTACATCCAGAGTAAGGTGGAAGGTATTCCTGGAACTGATGCATTCACCAACTTTGATTTCCTGGCACCAGGAATGATGGTATTTGCCATACTGCTTTTAACCAATACCGTGGCCGCAGGTTTAACCAGAGAAGTGGATAAAGGAACACTCACCCGGTTAAAACTCTCCAAAATGACATCGTTCGACCTATTATTTGGTGGTATGATTCCATGGTCTCTGATTGCAGCAGCCCAGGTAATAATCCTCCTGGCAGTAGCTATAATGATAGGATTTCACTGGCAAGGTGGTATAAATTCAATTATTCTGGCAGTGATTGTGGGAATAATTGGAGGAATTGCATCCATAGCATTGGGAATGATTATAGCAGCGTTTGCCCGTAACGACCGTCAGGCAGCCAGTCTGGGAACACTCATCAGCGTTCCATTAACTTTTGTGGTAGGTGCATTTTTCCCATTACCCCCGATGCAAATAGCCAGCTTAGGTGGGCAGGCATTCCAGTTAAATGATATCTTGCCATGGACCCATGTGCTTTCAGCCCTCAGATCCACTCTTACCTATGGTGAAGGATGGGGTGATATATCATACCAGGTGATGTGGGCAGTTGGTTTAACCATTGTGCTCTTTGCAATTGGTCTGGTGCTCTTTTCAAAAAACAGGTTAAAAGCTGAAAACTAA
- a CDS encoding helix-turn-helix transcriptional regulator → MVNTELIILGMISYQPSHGYLLKKNVSDCFGNPYFKLNNNVLYSTLAKLEKNGFIIGKEMPNEKINKKVYHITEEGKKHLVDLVSTPVKPGTDDFSFLVQTAFMDIITPEKRIKVVKPLYESKMILYQEVLEKKEKNASNMLPVSRIALDYGIKELENALEFYEKLMNREK, encoded by the coding sequence ATGGTAAACACAGAACTCATAATTTTAGGAATGATTTCATATCAACCGAGTCATGGGTATCTATTAAAGAAAAATGTAAGCGATTGCTTTGGGAATCCTTATTTCAAGTTGAATAACAACGTATTATATTCTACATTGGCCAAACTTGAAAAAAACGGATTCATTATCGGAAAAGAGATGCCTAATGAAAAAATCAATAAAAAAGTGTACCACATCACAGAGGAGGGAAAAAAACATTTAGTTGATCTGGTTTCCACGCCAGTTAAACCTGGAACTGACGATTTCAGTTTTTTGGTACAGACAGCATTTATGGATATAATAACACCTGAGAAAAGGATTAAAGTTGTCAAACCTTTGTATGAATCAAAAATGATACTTTACCAAGAAGTTCTGGAAAAAAAAGAAAAAAATGCATCAAACATGCTTCCAGTTTCACGGATAGCCCTGGACTATGGTATAAAAGAACTGGAAAATGCACTGGAATTCTATGAAAAACTGATGAACAGGGAAAAGTGA
- a CDS encoding ATP-binding cassette domain-containing protein, with translation MNDFIIEARDVTRDFGDFRAVDKLNLKIKRGEVFGFLGPNGAGKTTSISIMVGLLRPTSGDVFINGEKLDKVEKGTIGICPQELVLWDFLTCKESLMLIGDMYEVPKKELEKRVHKLLDDLFLTDKADTVVTQLSGGMKRRLNLAMAVVHHPEIVVLDEPSEGLDPQSRRVLWNYIRSLRDDEGKTVILTTHLMDEADRLSDRIAIIDHGKLLKLDTPSNLKKEIGEGDVVEMKLSDPEKIQDVANLLVEMEDVHSAVDVDGTLNVRALDAVSKLPKMIDHVESANTHVLDLSIRQNTLEDVFIDLTGTGLRE, from the coding sequence TTGAATGATTTCATTATAGAGGCCCGCGACGTCACCAGAGATTTTGGTGATTTTCGTGCAGTTGATAAACTCAACCTTAAAATTAAAAGAGGAGAAGTTTTTGGATTTTTAGGCCCTAATGGTGCTGGAAAAACGACCTCAATCAGTATAATGGTTGGATTGTTACGCCCCACCAGTGGGGATGTTTTTATAAACGGGGAAAAACTGGATAAAGTGGAAAAGGGAACCATAGGTATCTGCCCTCAGGAATTAGTGTTATGGGACTTTTTAACCTGCAAAGAAAGCCTAATGCTTATTGGTGATATGTATGAAGTTCCCAAAAAGGAACTTGAAAAAAGAGTGCATAAACTGCTTGATGACCTTTTCCTCACAGACAAGGCTGATACTGTAGTCACTCAACTATCCGGGGGAATGAAAAGACGACTAAACCTGGCCATGGCAGTTGTTCACCATCCAGAAATTGTAGTCTTAGATGAACCTTCAGAAGGGCTTGATCCACAATCAAGAAGGGTTCTATGGAATTATATACGTAGTTTAAGGGATGATGAGGGTAAAACAGTTATCCTGACTACACACCTCATGGATGAAGCAGATCGCCTCTCTGATCGAATAGCCATCATTGATCATGGAAAACTCCTTAAACTGGACACTCCATCCAACCTAAAAAAAGAAATAGGTGAGGGGGATGTGGTGGAAATGAAACTTTCTGATCCAGAAAAAATTCAGGATGTAGCTAATTTGCTTGTAGAAATGGAAGACGTACACTCTGCAGTAGATGTGGATGGTACACTTAATGTAAGAGCCCTGGATGCAGTGAGCAAACTTCCAAAAATGATAGATCACGTTGAAAGTGCAAATACTCATGTACTGGATTTATCTATTCGCCAGAATACCCTGGAAGATGTGTTCATAGATTTAACTGGAACTGGACTAAGGGAGTAG
- a CDS encoding DUF1847 domain-containing protein: MKCASCTKKDCFNGKDCRDMGDKIKELYVDDEISLLKASSAIEARYYMEKTRIQEVILFSKEMGYEKIGMAFCVGLEQEARQIHDLFRKHFQVHSVCCKVCGIDKSDFQLEQIDENCYEVMCNPIGQATVLNEKNTDLNIIIGLCIGHDILFTEHSKAPVTTLVVKDRVLAHNPLGAVYSMYYQNKLKNGI, from the coding sequence TTGAAATGTGCTTCCTGCACTAAGAAAGATTGTTTTAACGGCAAAGACTGCCGGGATATGGGGGATAAAATCAAAGAACTTTACGTAGATGATGAAATCAGTTTACTCAAAGCATCTTCTGCTATTGAAGCCAGATACTACATGGAAAAAACCCGTATACAAGAGGTAATTCTTTTTTCAAAGGAAATGGGCTATGAAAAGATTGGAATGGCATTTTGTGTTGGTTTAGAACAGGAAGCCCGTCAAATTCATGATCTATTCCGAAAACATTTTCAGGTGCACTCAGTTTGTTGTAAAGTATGTGGGATTGATAAATCCGATTTCCAGCTGGAGCAGATTGATGAAAACTGTTATGAAGTCATGTGCAATCCCATTGGTCAAGCAACAGTTCTCAATGAAAAGAATACAGATCTTAACATCATAATTGGGCTGTGTATTGGTCATGACATCCTATTCACAGAACATTCAAAGGCACCAGTAACCACTCTGGTTGTTAAAGATAGAGTCCTTGCCCATAACCCCTTAGGGGCAGTTTATTCTATGTATTATCAAAATAAACTTAAAAATGGAATATGA